A genome region from Verrucomicrobiota bacterium includes the following:
- a CDS encoding uracil-DNA glycosylase yields MSEPFSRGVDAVIDYLQKLKNEGETHVEVSRATLKSLSLAPAAPAPASGTPSALPVDTTRPELKTSITPPSLSKTTAGTAPTPKSPEPAETFGPILPPGEKEIEFEKLKQRVLSCQICPHLARSRKQAVFGTGTIHAALMFVGEAPGADEDEQGEPFVGRAGHLLTKMIQAMGLQRDDIYIGNILKCRPDMPAGSTGNRPPTVDEIANCRPYILSQIDIIRPKALVALGSSAVKGLLGLDTGIGKLRGKWLDFRGIPTMPTYHPSYLLRKAGPSGIAEKRKAWEDLMIVMEKLEMPISEKQKNYFLNAL; encoded by the coding sequence ATGAGCGAACCTTTCTCCCGCGGTGTCGATGCCGTCATTGATTATTTGCAGAAACTCAAAAACGAAGGTGAAACACATGTGGAAGTCTCGCGTGCGACGCTGAAATCCCTTTCCCTCGCCCCGGCAGCTCCGGCGCCTGCCTCAGGCACACCCTCCGCCCTCCCTGTGGACACCACGCGTCCGGAGTTAAAAACCAGCATCACCCCTCCTTCCCTTTCAAAGACAACAGCGGGCACTGCCCCGACTCCGAAATCACCGGAGCCCGCCGAAACATTTGGCCCCATACTTCCCCCGGGTGAAAAGGAAATCGAATTCGAAAAATTAAAACAACGGGTTTTGAGTTGCCAAATCTGCCCGCACCTAGCCAGAAGCCGTAAACAGGCTGTATTCGGTACCGGCACGATCCATGCGGCACTCATGTTCGTCGGCGAAGCCCCCGGGGCCGATGAGGATGAACAAGGGGAGCCCTTCGTTGGCCGGGCGGGACACTTACTCACTAAAATGATCCAGGCCATGGGCCTCCAGAGGGATGACATTTATATCGGCAATATCCTCAAATGCCGTCCCGACATGCCGGCAGGGTCGACAGGGAATCGCCCGCCCACCGTCGATGAAATCGCGAACTGCCGTCCGTATATCCTTTCCCAAATCGACATCATCCGGCCAAAGGCACTTGTCGCCTTGGGTTCATCCGCCGTCAAAGGACTCTTGGGCCTGGACACCGGGATAGGCAAATTGCGCGGGAAATGGCTGGATTTCCGGGGTATTCCTACCATGCCCACCTATCACCCGAGTTATTTGCTCAGGAAAGCGGGACCTTCAGGAATTGCCGAAAAAAGAAAAGCTTGGGAGGATCTCATGATTGTCATGGAAAAGCTCGAAATGCCCATTTCCGAAAAACAAAAAAATTACTTTTTAAACGCCCTTTAG
- a CDS encoding RluA family pseudouridine synthase, with protein MKIFEIIVEQGQGGQRMDIFLPSKIPYSRSFLQKCIKQGLVTINDKPCTASRMLSTGDRVCTKIPDPTPLSIQAEVIPLEILYEDSDLIVINKASGMVVHPGAGNWEHTLVNALLAHCGKSLSGIGGVERPGIVHRLDKDTSGCLIVAKNDLAHQNLVKAFQSRSLEKVYRVLVWGRVNPDRFDIDLPIGRHPNNRQKMAIAQSGGKNALTHVSVLKRFTHYSYLECRISTGRTHQIRVHLSSQSHPVLGDKLYGKAKLNNPYANPDRQMLHAFRLAFDHPRTGKKLEFIAPLPGDFLTILGDLS; from the coding sequence GTGAAGATATTCGAAATCATCGTCGAGCAAGGCCAAGGGGGGCAAAGAATGGATATCTTCTTACCTTCGAAAATCCCCTATTCCCGTTCATTTCTCCAGAAATGTATCAAACAGGGTTTGGTCACGATCAATGACAAACCCTGCACGGCCAGCCGGATGCTCTCCACGGGAGACCGTGTCTGCACAAAAATCCCTGATCCCACGCCCCTTTCTATCCAGGCGGAGGTTATCCCCCTGGAGATCCTCTATGAAGACTCTGATTTGATCGTGATTAACAAAGCCTCCGGCATGGTGGTCCATCCGGGTGCGGGAAATTGGGAACACACCTTGGTAAACGCCCTGCTGGCCCATTGCGGAAAATCATTATCCGGAATCGGGGGAGTCGAAAGACCGGGCATCGTCCACCGGCTCGATAAAGACACCAGCGGCTGCCTGATCGTGGCCAAAAACGATCTGGCCCATCAAAACCTGGTCAAGGCCTTCCAATCCCGGAGCCTCGAAAAAGTTTACCGTGTCTTGGTCTGGGGCCGGGTAAATCCTGACCGTTTCGATATTGACCTGCCCATCGGACGGCATCCGAATAACCGCCAGAAAATGGCGATCGCCCAATCCGGCGGTAAGAACGCCCTCACCCACGTCTCTGTCCTGAAAAGATTCACCCATTATTCCTACTTGGAGTGCCGGATATCGACGGGGCGCACCCATCAGATCAGAGTCCACCTGTCATCACAATCCCACCCGGTCCTGGGCGATAAGCTCTACGGGAAAGCCAAGCTGAATAATCCTTATGCAAATCCCGACAGGCAAATGCTTCACGCTTTCCGGCTAGCTTTTGACCATCCACGCACCGGAAAAAAGCTGGAATTTATCGCTCCACTGCCGGGAGATTTTTTGACTATATTAGGCGACTTGTCATGA
- a CDS encoding serine/threonine-protein kinase has product MAQHVTEINCIQCNTLLSVEGIEPLCRVACPICNHENLVPLIIANYKIISIIGAGGQGTVYRAVDTSLQRVVAVKLLKVELATDQQFITNFAREARAAAMVTHPYVVQIYSFGEDEGQYYLAMELMEKGNLDERIDKEGRITEIDVLLIGAQIASGLQAAFEKGLIHRDIKPGNILFDDHMQAKLVDFGLATVVGGNTSQEIWGTPYYISPEKLSGGQEDFRSDIYSLGATLFHAIAGRPPFEGEDAAEIVSKHMKSQAVSLHAFAPHVADETAYVINKMLNKNSYERYNSYDELIQHLNYAREQIEHRFQNPLATVKADFKLNDELDKNPYILWGVIGMFVIVVGLIAFVGLNYKKLFGIESPTSEVKPLMVTQSKINAEQQETWDKSNQYLSEGQFAEALEELGRLQAQLPVDPANPISQWIPLQMMAAGYGLADQSKVDALIKTYNAGNEATLPSKVTMPNLTREMIKAVTTRRPVQDENNWILQQNKDIAHMSAYYLAMKALAVSNYDRALELFKLSRTFPVNEGWMKEIDSYGKKFEADSTLFDSIKKKAAAVSDADSAQTVLSEIRSASTKVKFPAFVDALQALEYDLKTKYPAATP; this is encoded by the coding sequence ATGGCGCAACACGTTACTGAAATAAATTGTATCCAGTGTAATACCTTGCTGTCGGTGGAAGGGATCGAACCCCTTTGCCGGGTGGCCTGTCCGATTTGTAACCACGAAAACCTCGTACCTTTAATCATCGCCAACTATAAAATCATTTCCATTATCGGAGCAGGTGGACAAGGAACGGTCTATCGTGCCGTAGATACATCATTACAGCGTGTGGTCGCGGTAAAGCTCCTCAAGGTGGAGCTGGCTACTGACCAGCAGTTTATTACGAATTTTGCCCGTGAAGCACGGGCGGCAGCCATGGTGACCCACCCGTATGTGGTGCAGATTTATTCATTCGGTGAGGATGAGGGGCAATATTACCTAGCCATGGAGCTCATGGAAAAAGGTAATCTGGACGAGAGGATCGATAAGGAAGGGCGGATCACTGAGATAGATGTCCTCCTGATCGGCGCGCAAATTGCATCGGGCTTGCAGGCGGCATTTGAGAAAGGCTTGATCCACCGGGATATTAAACCGGGGAATATTCTTTTCGACGATCACATGCAGGCAAAGCTCGTGGATTTCGGTCTGGCCACAGTCGTGGGGGGGAATACTTCCCAGGAGATTTGGGGTACACCCTATTACATATCCCCGGAAAAACTCAGCGGGGGACAAGAGGATTTCCGCAGTGATATCTATAGTTTAGGGGCGACACTTTTCCATGCTATCGCAGGTCGTCCTCCTTTTGAAGGGGAGGATGCTGCGGAGATCGTCTCGAAGCATATGAAATCCCAAGCAGTGTCTTTACACGCTTTCGCCCCGCATGTAGCTGACGAGACGGCTTATGTGATCAATAAAATGCTCAATAAAAACTCGTATGAACGTTATAATAGTTACGACGAGCTCATCCAGCACTTGAACTACGCACGGGAACAAATCGAGCACCGTTTCCAAAATCCCTTGGCGACTGTCAAAGCAGATTTTAAATTAAACGACGAACTCGATAAAAATCCTTATATATTATGGGGGGTTATCGGAATGTTTGTTATTGTGGTCGGGTTGATTGCTTTTGTCGGGTTGAATTATAAAAAACTTTTCGGAATTGAATCCCCGACAAGTGAGGTCAAACCCTTGATGGTGACGCAGAGTAAAATAAATGCCGAACAACAGGAAACCTGGGATAAATCGAATCAATATCTTTCCGAAGGGCAATTTGCCGAGGCTTTGGAGGAGCTTGGACGATTACAGGCCCAATTACCCGTTGATCCGGCTAATCCCATTTCCCAGTGGATACCACTCCAGATGATGGCTGCTGGTTATGGCTTGGCCGATCAATCCAAAGTGGATGCCCTGATCAAAACGTATAATGCCGGCAACGAGGCGACCCTTCCCTCAAAAGTCACCATGCCAAACCTGACGAGGGAAATGATTAAGGCAGTGACCACGCGGCGTCCGGTCCAGGACGAGAATAACTGGATACTCCAACAGAATAAGGATATCGCACACATGAGCGCCTATTATCTGGCGATGAAGGCGCTGGCTGTATCAAATTACGACAGGGCTCTGGAGCTTTTTAAATTGTCCCGTACTTTTCCGGTGAATGAGGGCTGGATGAAAGAGATCGATAGTTACGGCAAAAAATTTGAAGCAGATTCCACCCTCTTTGATTCAATCAAGAAAAAGGCTGCGGCAGTCTCTGATGCCGATTCTGCACAAACTGTATTGTCTGAAATCAGAAGTGCCAGTACCAAGGTAAAATTCCCCGCTTTTGTCGATGCCCTACAGGCATTAGAATATGACTTAAAAACAAAATATCCTGCGGCCACTCCCTGA
- a CDS encoding DUF4149 domain-containing protein, with the protein MKTKAAQFFYLVLACLVTGSGLFMSFIVAPVVFSKFPKETAGEITGSLFPAYFAVQILSPALILVILVLVLHKRILFQKMTLLFCFLLMFSGLVNYFYILPKAKAYRVDPLRKEEFRKVHGQSMILNLVAVISSLGMVCLIPNVLSGLQSGKSPLPRIKDE; encoded by the coding sequence ATGAAAACAAAGGCTGCACAATTCTTTTATTTAGTTTTGGCCTGCTTGGTCACAGGCAGCGGGTTGTTCATGAGTTTTATTGTGGCTCCCGTGGTTTTTTCCAAATTCCCTAAAGAAACGGCCGGGGAGATTACAGGTTCCCTTTTTCCGGCTTATTTTGCGGTGCAAATCCTCTCACCCGCCCTCATTCTCGTGATTCTCGTTTTGGTGTTACACAAAAGAATTTTGTTCCAGAAAATGACCTTGTTATTTTGTTTTTTACTGATGTTCTCAGGGCTCGTGAATTATTTTTATATTCTGCCAAAGGCCAAGGCTTACCGGGTGGATCCGCTGCGGAAGGAGGAATTCCGCAAAGTGCATGGGCAGAGTATGATATTAAACCTAGTGGCGGTTATCTCATCGCTGGGGATGGTCTGCCTTATTCCGAATGTATTGTCAGGCCTTCAATCCGGGAAGAGTCCCCTTCCTCGGATAAAGGATGAATAA